TTCCTAGTGATGTTTTATTAGGACTTGGAAAATATAGAAAAACAGCTCATGAAGTAGAGATTGTTGAGATGCTTGAAATTGTTTCAGTTTTAGATTCTCATGCAAATGTTACGATAATTGGAATAGTCCCAGAAGATATACAAAGTGTTGAAATAGGTCTTACAAAACTTATGGAAGAAAAATTTCCATTTTTTATAGAAACTTCTATAAAAGAGATAGAGAGCTTAGGTTTTAAACTTACAAAAAAATCTGATATTGCTGTTCCTGATATTGTAAAAAGTTTAATTGGAAGCTACAATGGCTCTCATTTAAATAGAATCCCAAATGAAGAGGATTTTACTCATGAAGTTAATCTATAAAATAGAGTACAACTCAACTTCTTTTTATTTTAAAAGATTAATAGATGAGTTGATAAAAAACTCAAATATAGATGCAAATACAAAACAATATTTTGGATTTATTTTAATATTTATTGATGATGAGCTTGAAAATATTGAAAAGTTTTTTTTAAATTTAGAAACAAATCTTCCTTACTCTATGTTTTTGAAAAAATCATATTTAATAGATGAGTTTAATGAAGAGATTAAAGAGTTAGAAGATAAAAATATAAAAGAGAATTTTGAGATTTTGACAAATAGAAAAGTTAAAGATATTTTAGAAAATTCTAATTTTGATTTTTTAAGTCAAATTGTTAATTTAAACAGATCTTTTGTTGTTAAATTTCAAGATTTAGAACTCTTTTTACCAAATAAAAATTTAAAAGAAAACTTTGAAAAAGATAATTATGAAATTAGATTGTTAGTTACAAATAGTCAAGTCTTAACAGATCTTTTTATAATTGAAGAGCCTGAAATAAATCTTTTATGCTCAATAGAAAGACCCTTGGTTAAATTGAAATTAAAAAATATAGATGAAAATATTTCAAATAGTGGATATATTTTTACAAGACTTGTAAACTCTTCAAAAGAGGTTGAATTATCAAAAGCGCTAAAAGAACAAAATATTGATTATATTTTATATTCGACTAAAAAAGATGAGTTAAAAGCTTGTAGTTTTGAAAATCTAAATCTTATTATTAGTGATGATAAAACTTTGTATCCAAAGTATGATTATAAAAAAGATTTGATATTTAATTCAAGTAGTGAATATTTAAACTCTTTTTCAAATGTTTATAATGCAGTTTTACACGAGCATAACCTTTTAGATAAAAACTCTATTGGAGTCTATTTTTCACTGAATTCTAAAAATAGTTTTGTCGATATAAAAGTTTTAAATGAAGAAGAAAAAAGAGTAATATATATTCCTGATATAGAATCTAATATGAATCAAATTTTAGAAGATATTTCATCTCTTGATGAAAACTGTAAAAGATTGGTTGATAATTTTTCAAAAAAATATCCTTATACAAAAGATATAAAACTTACAAATAACAATGGTTTTTCAACTATTATAGAAGCTATTGCCAAACTTTTAAATATAGAATCAATTAAAGATTTTGAAGAGTTAGCACTAAATAGTGGATATGTTGATGCTTTACAAATTGATATGAAATTAATTAAAATTGATAACAAAAACTATTTAGATTATAGAAAAACTATTCAATCTATAATGTCATATAAAATGGCAGATGTTGAAAATGAAACTCTTAGTTTCTCTTTTTATGAGTTTTTGGCTGAATTTATAATAGATTATTTAAGAGAAATAGCAAGAAAAACAAACGCAAAAGATATTGTTTTATGTGGAGATATATTTTCAAATAGGCAAGTTTTTCATAAAGTTTACAAAGAACTTAGTAAAAAATATAATCTAATTTTACCAACAGAGTATGCAATGGATTACATATAAGTAAAAAAATAAGAGTTTATGGAACTGTACAAGGGGTTGGTTTTCGACCTTTTGTATATAATCTAGCAATAAAATACAATCTTTTTGGATATGTAAATAATGATAATATTGGAGTAAATATAGAAGTATCTGGAGAGGCTACTA
Above is a genomic segment from Aliarcobacter cryaerophilus containing:
- a CDS encoding HyaD/HybD family hydrogenase maturation endopeptidase codes for the protein MKNTIIIGVGNMLFKDEGIGIYASEYIKQNYEFDEDLEIIDGGTLGFKLMAYFQEYKNVIILDTVSIDDEAGSIFRLPSDVLLGLGKYRKTAHEVEIVEMLEIVSVLDSHANVTIIGIVPEDIQSVEIGLTKLMEEKFPFFIETSIKEIESLGFKLTKKSDIAVPDIVKSLIGSYNGSHLNRIPNEEDFTHEVNL